One Helicoverpa armigera isolate CAAS_96S chromosome 12, ASM3070526v1, whole genome shotgun sequence DNA window includes the following coding sequences:
- the LOC110384046 gene encoding uncharacterized protein LOC110384046: MAPIRYSLHYEDYSEHLMSRFGKLLQMQSLVDMTLMCSSHTLRVHKAVLAASSAYFQEVLQKQTGEPLIILKMRFSVLKCLVEFMYCGKTQCLEENLDELVSAAQFLKIKGLSKVTKEGLGIANNSEMPVFTPPVVINRPPQSLIDLHSQDTDSTKAQQSSQLAPATSTSQPVDSLGRMNKDMVVRIPFDIENGGSAPTVDYPDVPRAIKPRRGRPSVRRAGAWEGAGSLGRAAERALLRREQDSRKAIHQLKHLQTRHMQDYMDRVTLSQAVNSICGPESSTNYMNIDNDLMYMDQTVSSNVLDPTIAYNKEHSIGNETITSYSNTNPTSSAETSTSGISTAMSQYVNALKNAGLPTDLPILFESGDGSYINVNEQVLLDMVQSSEIQYEVIEQPNIIEKVADPSEIKSIDDLSKSIERGEMLLGNKGYGSNSDYDKDSSQYNRNEDTINSLNAILPDNLESFEEQQNYVVLDPRLQENNSSIDHVNAHDFSCIDGDMQFFTKSMSDDVKKYYEDQQLHDARVIEQLCPTSNSLDTNFSISLLDTKSSHLSSNLSQQYNPLNPEDLRRNEDCYDFGLQLPQSAVFKEDALDCLMSTPKRNDDDQNTYEDSTQLDQRAQERDEIIKDLMNIENKMNMVHKHDSIAKNDQDNLNSSSNVPDFNVNPLNVPNVFENESENSKELNNSKNSNGDLSATITSSGLQWDSLDINSKEPDETDDNVGNDCGTNNESQIDSLTSESQYQDSVIDLTGPVNVKAEQWGDIMTETDELNKENEQPTANDNNINSTIENNIPYAVGLLPLKQVQPAEDGSLLKRKNSIDVDLLDNVDAKCLKRKVKYKKL; encoded by the exons ATGGCTCCAATTCGATATAGCCTCCACTATGAAGATTATTCTGAACATTTGATGTCAAGATTTGGTAAACTCTTACAAATGCAATCTTTAGTCGACATGACGTTAATGTGTAGCTCTCATACTTTGCGAGTTCATAAAGCTGTACTTGCTGCGAGTAGTGCTTACTTTCAG GAGGTGCTACAAAAACAAACGGGAGAGCCTCTAATAATCCTAAAGATGCGCTTCAGTGTATTGAAATGCTTAGTAGAATTCATGTACTGTGGAAAAACTCAGTGCCTTGAAGAGAATTTGGATGAACTTGTATCTGCAGCACAGTTCTTAAAAATTAAAGGACTTTCGAAAGTCACTAAGGAAGGTCTTGGTATTGCAAATAACA GTGAAATGCCAGTCTTCACGCCGCCTGTTGTGATAAACAGACCTCCGCAATCACTTATTGATTTGCATTCTCAG GATACCGACAGTACCAAAGCGCAGCAGTCGTCACAGCTGGCACCAGCTACTAGTACAAGCCAGCCAGTGGATAGTCTCGGTCGAATGAATAAG gacATGGTAGTCCGCATTCCGTTTGACATTGAAAATGGAGGCAGTGCGCCTACAGTCGACTACCCCGACGTGCCGAGGGCTATCAAACCACGCCGCGGAAGACCGAGCGTTAGG CGAGCAGGGGCATGGGAGGGAGCTGGATCACTAGGCCGTGCTGCCGAACGAGCCTTGCTGCGACGAGAACAGGACTCACGCAAGGCCATACACCAGTTGAAACATTTGCAGACTAGACATATGCAG GACTATATGGACCGAGTGACTCTCTCACAAGCCGTCAACAGCATTTGCGGCCCAGAATCTTCAACCAACTACATGAATATCGACAACGATCTCATGTATATGGATCAAACGGTCTCGTCCAACGTGCTTGATCCCACCATCGCATATAATAAAGAGCACTCGATAGGCAATGAAACGATCACTAGCTATTCCAACACCAATCCCACCAGTTCTGCTGAAACGTCCACAAGTGGTATTAGTACGGCTATGTCTCAATACGTTAATGCGTTGAAAAATGCAGGACTTCCTACAGATTTGCCAATTCTCTTTGAATCTGGAGATGGTTCCTACATCAACGTCAATGAACAAGTACTACTAGACATGGTGCAAAGCAGCGAAATTCAATACGAAGTTATAGAACAACCAAATATAATCGAAAAGGTTGCAGACCCGAGTGAAATAAAGAGCATCGATGATCTATCGAAATCTATAGAAAGAGGAGAAATGCTTCTTGGAAATAAAGGGTATGGTTCAAACTCTGATTACGATAAAGATTCTTCTCAATACAATCGCAACGAAGATACGATCAACAGCCTGAACGCGATACTACCAGATAACTTGGAATCCTTCGAAGAACAGCAAAACTATGTTGTGTTAGACCCGCGCTTACAAGAAAATAACAGTTCAATAGATCATGTAAATGCTCATGACTTCTCCTGCATCGACGGTGACATGCAATTCTTCACTAAATCTATGAGCGATGACGTAAAGAAATATTACGAAGATCAGCAACTACATGACGCTCGAGTTATTGAGCAGTTATGTCCTACAAGTAATTCATTAGACACGAAtttcagtatttcattacttgaCACAAAGAGTTCACATTTGAGTTCAAACTTAAGTCAACAGTATAATCCTCTTAACCCTGAAGATTTGAGAAGGAACGAAGACTGCTATGACTTCGGGCTGCAACTACCACAAAGTGCGGTTTTTAAAGAAGATGCTCTTGATTGCCTGATGTCGACACCGAAACGTAATGATGACGACCAAAATACTTACGAGGATAGCACACAGCTAGATCAACGGGCGCAGGAGAGAGATGAAATTATAAAAGATCTAATGAAcattgagaacaaaatgaatatggTACATAAACATGATTCGATAGCTAAGAATGATCAAGACAATTTAAATTCAAGCTCTAACGTTCCAGATTTTAACGTGAATCCGCTGAATGTTCCAAACGTGTTTGAGAATGAGTCTGAAAATAGTAAAGAATTAAACAATTCAAAGAACAGTAATGGAGACTTGTCTGCAACAATAACTTCGAGTGGATTGCAGTGGGACAGTTTAGACATCAATAGCAAAGAACCCGATGAAACTGACGACAACGTAGGAAACGATTGTGGAACTAACAACGAAAGCCAAATCGATTCGCTGACGTCAGAATCTCAGTATCAAGATTCTGTGATAGATTTAACTGGGCCTGTAAATGTCAAAGCCGAGCAATGGGGCGATATAATGACTGAAACCGATGAACTGAATAAAGAAAATGAACAGCCTACTGCAAACGATAACAACATTAATTCTacgatagaaaataatattccataTGCAGTGGGATTGCTGCCTCTAAAACAGGTCCAACCAGCAGAAGATGGAAGTTTATTGAAAAGGAAAAATTCCATTGATGTTGATTTACTAGATAATGTAGATGCTAAATGTTTAAAACGTAAGGTCAAATACAAGAAATTGTGA